Proteins encoded together in one Deinococcus hopiensis KR-140 window:
- a CDS encoding [LysW]-lysine hydrolase encodes MTSARDLLTGTVSIPSLSGEEGPVAEYLSGWMAAHGFSAQVDEAGNAVGERGTGPLTVVLLGHIDTVPGDIPVRVEGERLYGRGSVDAKGSFCTFVAAVAALPESALRGARFVCIGATEEEAPSSRGARHAARQYAPDFVLIGEPSGWAGLTLGYKGRLVVQARVQKDNFHTAGEGTSAADDLTEAWFRVRSWGAAEEGRDHPGGGIFGAVQATIQGLSARTDGLAQVAEGTFGLRLPPRLSPEAVEEALSALLADLPVTLTFVGHEAAVRHGRDNALTRALRVAIREQGGTPVFKVKTGTSDMNVVARHWPVPTVAYGPGDSSLDHTPNEHLDLAEYDRAVAVLTSALTRLAATTGN; translated from the coding sequence ATGACGTCCGCCCGTGACCTGCTGACTGGCACCGTCTCCATCCCCTCGCTGTCGGGGGAAGAGGGGCCAGTCGCCGAGTACCTGAGCGGTTGGATGGCGGCGCACGGCTTTTCCGCCCAGGTGGACGAGGCCGGCAATGCGGTGGGTGAACGGGGGACTGGACCCCTCACCGTCGTGCTGCTGGGCCACATCGACACCGTGCCGGGCGACATCCCCGTGCGGGTGGAGGGCGAGCGGCTGTACGGACGCGGCAGCGTGGACGCCAAGGGGAGTTTCTGCACCTTTGTGGCGGCGGTGGCGGCCCTGCCGGAGTCGGCCCTGCGGGGCGCACGCTTCGTGTGCATCGGCGCGACGGAGGAGGAAGCGCCCAGCAGTCGGGGCGCACGGCACGCGGCCCGGCAGTACGCGCCCGATTTCGTGCTGATTGGGGAACCGAGCGGCTGGGCGGGCCTGACTCTGGGTTACAAGGGCCGCCTCGTGGTGCAGGCCCGCGTGCAGAAGGACAACTTCCACACGGCGGGCGAGGGCACCAGCGCCGCCGATGACCTCACCGAGGCCTGGTTCCGGGTACGGAGCTGGGGGGCAGCGGAGGAGGGCCGGGACCATCCGGGGGGGGGCATCTTCGGCGCGGTGCAGGCCACCATCCAGGGGCTGTCGGCCCGCACGGACGGCCTCGCGCAAGTCGCCGAGGGCACCTTCGGCCTGCGCCTGCCGCCGCGCCTGTCCCCGGAAGCGGTGGAGGAAGCCCTGAGCGCGCTGCTCGCGGACCTGCCCGTTACCCTGACCTTCGTGGGTCACGAGGCGGCGGTGCGCCACGGGCGCGACAACGCCCTGACCCGCGCCCTGCGCGTGGCGATCCGCGAGCAGGGCGGCACGCCCGTCTTCAAGGTCAAGACCGGGACCAGCGACATGAACGTGGTCGCCCGGCACTGGCCGGTGCCCACCGTGGCTTACGGCCCGGGCGACAGCTCGCTGGACCACACGCCGAACGAGCACCTCGATCTCGCCGAGTATGACCGGGCGGTGGCGGTGCTCACCTCGGCCCTCACCCGGCTGGCGGCGACCACGGGGAATTAA
- a CDS encoding SLC13 family permease, translating into MDPVTILLILFAAALVLFATEWLPVDVTALLLLGALLGLNLLKPKEAFAGFGSDTVMTLSGLFILTRVLQRAGVIEWVGRALARRARNAGAMVRGMLGAVAGVSAFTSNTATTAVFLPVVTGLARRAGIAPSRVLMPLAYASILGGTITVIGTSTNLVVSGALPAAGLKPLGFFELAWVGLPVAVMGLLYLFFVAPRLLPEGEAALEESLRAYLADLTVAPGSALAGQTLRETGLGRDYGLTVVAVRRGADTFYGPSADFHVQEGDTLAVEGPTERILTGKSVLGVFSKSEQKLQAGGEVPVRLVEAVVLPGSPLTGRTLRESRFRERYGVSVLALHRRARTVERLGGLRVQVGDVLLLQGSEERLSALGEYLTVLGDLTEEQRDLRKAPLALLLFGGAVVAGGLGLVPLSVAVVVAVGLALALRLISPDEAYGAIEWPVIVLVACMLAFGTAFEDTGAAKVLTAGISGVLEPLGPYGLLAALFAVTVALTQPMSNQAAALVMLPLAIGTAEALGHDPRPFVIGVTVAASNSFITPLEPSCMLVYGPGRYRFIDFVRVGMGLTLVTFAVALLVIPRVWPF; encoded by the coding sequence ATGGACCCTGTGACCATCTTGCTCATCCTGTTTGCCGCCGCCCTCGTGCTGTTTGCCACCGAGTGGCTGCCCGTGGACGTCACGGCCCTGCTGCTGCTGGGCGCGCTGCTGGGTCTGAATCTCCTGAAGCCCAAGGAGGCGTTCGCAGGCTTCGGCAGCGATACCGTCATGACGCTTTCGGGCCTGTTTATTCTCACGCGGGTGCTGCAGCGCGCTGGGGTGATCGAGTGGGTGGGGCGGGCGCTGGCGCGGCGCGCCAGGAATGCCGGCGCCATGGTGCGGGGCATGCTGGGGGCGGTGGCGGGCGTGAGTGCGTTTACCAGCAACACCGCCACGACCGCCGTCTTTCTGCCCGTTGTGACCGGCCTGGCCCGCCGCGCGGGCATCGCGCCCAGCCGGGTGCTGATGCCGCTCGCCTACGCCAGCATCCTGGGCGGCACCATTACGGTAATCGGCACCTCCACCAACCTCGTCGTGTCGGGCGCGCTTCCGGCAGCGGGACTGAAGCCGCTGGGCTTTTTTGAACTGGCCTGGGTGGGGCTGCCCGTCGCCGTGATGGGCCTGCTGTATCTCTTTTTCGTCGCGCCCCGGCTGTTGCCCGAAGGTGAAGCCGCGCTCGAAGAGTCTCTGCGCGCCTACCTCGCGGACCTGACCGTCGCGCCGGGCAGCGCGCTGGCGGGACAGACGCTGCGGGAAACTGGTCTGGGCCGCGACTACGGCCTGACCGTGGTGGCGGTGCGGCGTGGGGCGGATACCTTCTACGGCCCCAGTGCGGATTTCCACGTGCAGGAGGGTGACACCCTGGCCGTGGAAGGCCCCACCGAGCGCATCCTGACAGGCAAGAGCGTGCTGGGCGTATTCAGCAAGAGCGAGCAGAAACTCCAGGCGGGGGGCGAGGTGCCCGTGCGTCTGGTGGAGGCCGTCGTATTGCCGGGGAGCCCCCTCACGGGCCGCACCCTGCGCGAGTCGCGCTTTCGCGAGCGCTACGGCGTATCGGTCCTGGCGCTGCACCGCCGCGCCCGTACGGTCGAGCGACTGGGCGGCCTGCGGGTGCAGGTGGGCGACGTGCTGCTGCTGCAGGGGAGCGAGGAACGTCTCTCGGCGCTGGGCGAGTATCTCACGGTGCTGGGGGACCTCACCGAGGAGCAGCGGGACCTGCGCAAAGCGCCCCTGGCCCTGCTGCTGTTCGGCGGTGCGGTGGTCGCCGGGGGTCTGGGCCTGGTGCCCCTCAGCGTGGCTGTGGTGGTGGCCGTCGGCCTGGCGCTGGCCCTGCGCCTGATCTCCCCCGACGAGGCCTACGGCGCCATCGAGTGGCCGGTGATCGTGCTCGTCGCCTGCATGCTCGCCTTCGGCACGGCCTTCGAGGACACCGGCGCGGCGAAGGTCCTTACCGCAGGCATTTCCGGCGTGCTGGAGCCTCTGGGGCCCTACGGCCTCCTGGCGGCCCTCTTCGCCGTCACCGTGGCCTTGACCCAGCCCATGAGCAACCAGGCGGCGGCCCTCGTGATGCTGCCCCTCGCCATCGGCACTGCCGAGGCCCTGGGCCATGATCCGCGTCCCTTCGTCATCGGCGTCACAGTCGCCGCGAGCAACTCCTTCATCACTCCCCTGGAACCGTCGTGCATGCTCGTGTACGGCCCGGGGCGTTACCGTTTTATCGACTTCGTGCGGGTGGGCATGGGACTGACCCTCGTAACCTTCGCGGTGGCGTTGCTGGTGATTCCACGGGTCTGGCCGTTCTGA
- a CDS encoding MFS transporter, with protein sequence MFERASVWRERTFRALHHPHYRRYWLSQLLSLVGSWMQATAQQYLVLELSGGSSAALGSVTVAQFLPSLLLSLFAGAVIDRVPRRQVLLTTQVTLLCTATALAITTHLGVVTLPLVMALAFVSGTANAFDMPARQSMVVDFVPRSDVPNAVALNSLSFNVSRTVGQALFGVVAALGVALLARGDADDIARLALPFYLNVASFSAVLFVIATLPFPVREHAPRGSMGEDVREGLRYVRVTPAVRNVMLLVGLLSLTVINFNVIIPYYARVVFGAREAAFGALSAAFGVGAMAGALWQASKPNPVRNLRLGAVVLLAATVLLAFTPGPLLAAPVLVGCGFGMLSLLVSANSTVQLTIPDALRGRVMSLYSFVLVGMGPPGAVIASTLINKNGLLGPRWGLITLAVLGALALLLLWKRLPRELPGGQKTAAPLPEAKERSLPAD encoded by the coding sequence GTGTTTGAGCGCGCCTCGGTGTGGCGGGAGCGGACGTTCCGCGCGCTGCACCATCCCCACTACCGCCGCTACTGGCTGTCACAACTGCTGTCGCTCGTCGGCTCGTGGATGCAGGCGACGGCGCAGCAGTACCTCGTGCTGGAGCTGTCGGGGGGCAGCAGCGCCGCGCTCGGTTCGGTCACGGTGGCGCAGTTTCTGCCCAGCCTGCTGCTGTCGCTGTTCGCGGGAGCGGTGATCGACCGGGTCCCCCGGCGCCAGGTGCTGCTCACCACGCAGGTCACGCTGCTGTGTACGGCCACCGCCCTCGCCATCACCACGCACCTCGGCGTGGTGACCCTGCCGCTTGTGATGGCGCTCGCCTTTGTCAGCGGCACCGCCAACGCCTTTGACATGCCTGCTCGGCAGAGCATGGTCGTGGACTTTGTGCCTCGCAGCGACGTGCCCAACGCGGTGGCCCTCAACAGCCTGTCGTTCAATGTGTCGCGCACGGTGGGCCAGGCCCTGTTCGGCGTGGTGGCCGCCCTGGGTGTGGCCCTGCTCGCGCGGGGCGACGCGGACGATATCGCGCGCCTGGCCTTGCCCTTCTACCTGAATGTGGCGTCTTTCTCCGCGGTGCTGTTCGTGATCGCTACGCTGCCCTTTCCGGTCCGCGAGCACGCTCCCCGCGGGAGCATGGGCGAAGACGTGCGCGAGGGGCTGCGCTACGTCCGGGTCACTCCTGCCGTGCGGAACGTGATGCTGCTGGTGGGACTGCTGAGCCTGACCGTGATCAACTTTAACGTGATCATTCCGTATTACGCCCGTGTGGTGTTTGGGGCGCGCGAGGCCGCCTTCGGGGCCCTGTCTGCGGCCTTTGGGGTGGGCGCGATGGCGGGAGCGCTGTGGCAGGCGAGCAAGCCCAACCCGGTGCGGAACCTGCGCTTGGGGGCCGTGGTGCTGCTCGCGGCGACGGTGCTGCTGGCCTTCACGCCGGGGCCGCTCCTGGCCGCGCCCGTGCTGGTAGGCTGCGGTTTCGGAATGCTGTCGCTGCTCGTCAGCGCCAACAGTACCGTGCAGCTCACCATCCCCGACGCTCTGCGCGGACGCGTGATGAGCCTGTACTCGTTCGTGCTGGTGGGAATGGGACCGCCCGGAGCCGTGATCGCCAGCACGCTGATCAACAAGAACGGGCTCCTGGGGCCGCGCTGGGGCCTGATTACGCTGGCGGTCCTGGGGGCGCTGGCCCTGCTGCTGCTGTGGAAGCGCCTGCCCCGCGAGTTGCCGGGAGGTCAGAAAACGGCGGCCCCCCTACCGGAGGCCAAAGAGCGCTCCTTGCCGGCGGATTGA
- a CDS encoding C40 family peptidase — protein MSLFSRSALLPALLVLAGTLSTAQAAGNPGTPGSGSATLPGLSASAAGTVTVRAGDTAYSLARTNGLTVDALLALNGLGAPDLQVGQVLRVAEDSTYAVQRGDTLYSLSRRYGLTVDRLLALNGLAPDVVLEVGQVLKVPGAPATSPVPRVAVAPAPAPTVFAATSPSAPASAPAAPAPAATTSLPSNWKDAAMSMLGIPYVFGGTATTGLDCSGFVLQVFSPLGVQLPRRSADQAQAGTPVALGDLQPGDLVFFDTVGRGEVTHVGIYLGDNQFVNANSYKGKVAVDHLQGDAYWAPRLLGARRVLPPTVYGMGR, from the coding sequence ATGTCCTTGTTTTCCCGCTCCGCTCTGCTTCCCGCCCTCCTGGTTCTCGCCGGGACGCTCTCGACGGCGCAGGCGGCCGGTAACCCAGGAACCCCAGGCTCAGGAAGCGCGACGCTCCCTGGGCTTTCTGCTTCTGCCGCCGGAACGGTGACGGTCCGGGCCGGAGATACGGCCTACAGCCTGGCACGGACCAATGGGCTGACCGTGGACGCCCTGCTGGCGCTCAACGGCCTGGGCGCGCCGGATCTGCAGGTGGGACAGGTGCTGCGCGTGGCCGAGGACAGCACCTACGCGGTGCAGCGTGGCGACACCCTGTATTCCCTGTCGCGGCGCTACGGCCTGACGGTGGACCGGCTGCTGGCCCTCAACGGCCTCGCGCCGGATGTGGTGCTGGAAGTGGGGCAGGTGCTGAAGGTGCCCGGCGCGCCTGCGACCTCGCCCGTCCCCCGGGTGGCGGTGGCCCCGGCTCCCGCTCCCACAGTCTTTGCCGCCACATCCCCCAGTGCCCCCGCATCCGCTCCGGCTGCCCCCGCTCCCGCAGCCACCACTTCCCTGCCAAGCAATTGGAAGGATGCGGCGATGTCGATGCTGGGCATTCCCTACGTCTTCGGGGGCACAGCCACCACCGGCCTGGACTGCAGCGGCTTCGTGCTGCAGGTCTTCTCGCCGCTGGGGGTGCAACTGCCGCGCCGCAGCGCCGATCAGGCGCAGGCAGGCACGCCGGTGGCCCTGGGCGACCTGCAGCCGGGGGACCTGGTGTTTTTCGACACCGTGGGACGGGGGGAGGTCACGCACGTGGGCATCTACCTGGGAGACAACCAATTTGTGAACGCCAACTCCTACAAGGGCAAGGTGGCCGTGGATCACCTGCAGGGCGACGCGTACTGGGCTCCGCGCCTCCTGGGGGCCCGGCGCGTGTTGCCGCCTACCGTATACGGGATGGGCCGGTAA
- a CDS encoding transcriptional regulator, with amino-acid sequence MPKKERKRLQVVISEEQDALLTRTAYELSSPERLISKSEVVRLAIEKIARELGEGEHIDEYRTLLDTENVSDE; translated from the coding sequence ATGCCGAAGAAGGAACGCAAACGCCTCCAGGTGGTGATCAGCGAGGAGCAAGACGCCCTGCTGACCCGCACGGCCTATGAGCTCTCCAGCCCCGAGCGTCTGATCAGCAAGAGCGAGGTCGTACGCCTCGCCATCGAGAAGATCGCCCGCGAACTGGGCGAGGGCGAACATATCGACGAGTACCGCACCCTGCTGGACACCGAGAACGTCTCGGACGAGTAA
- the murA gene encoding UDP-N-acetylglucosamine 1-carboxyvinyltransferase, whose protein sequence is MQPTPLHIKGGRALSGEIAVQPSKNAALPIIVASLLSSEPVTLHGVPRLSDVQTILDLAQHIGTRHTWVGPHSLILHTPEVLHTDAPYALVSKMRASFIIMGALLARAGAATVSMPGGCAWGPRPVDQHVKAFRALGVEVSEDGGNFDARRASSLNGRFVFELLTVGGTQNAILAAVLGDGTVTLENASIDTDVVDLINFLNSLGADIEGTGTNTLTIRGVPALHGGEYTVIPDRIEAGTFMIAAAATRSRITLTNVRPDHLRALSSKLMEMGVDILETDDRLVVDAEGRELKPVNLTTQSFPGFPTDLQPQMSALLATVPGTSVVQDPVYPDRLTHVAELHRMGANITVSGYTQVIQGGPLHAAPVKAADLRAGAALFIAALTTPGETVIDGVQYLNRGYENLAERLRSVGANAVQPLPMLASAMD, encoded by the coding sequence ATGCAACCAACCCCGCTGCACATCAAAGGAGGCCGGGCGCTGTCCGGCGAGATCGCCGTTCAGCCCAGCAAGAACGCCGCTCTGCCGATTATCGTCGCCAGCCTCCTGAGCAGCGAGCCCGTGACCCTGCATGGGGTTCCCCGCCTCAGCGACGTGCAGACCATCCTGGACCTCGCGCAGCATATCGGGACGCGGCACACCTGGGTGGGACCGCACAGCCTGATTCTGCATACGCCCGAGGTCCTGCATACGGACGCCCCCTACGCCCTGGTCAGCAAGATGCGCGCGAGCTTCATCATCATGGGCGCGCTGCTGGCCCGCGCGGGCGCGGCCACCGTCTCCATGCCCGGCGGCTGCGCGTGGGGGCCGCGCCCAGTGGACCAGCACGTCAAGGCGTTTCGCGCCCTGGGCGTGGAGGTCTCCGAGGACGGCGGCAATTTTGATGCCCGGCGCGCGAGCAGCCTGAACGGGCGCTTCGTGTTCGAGCTGCTGACCGTAGGCGGCACCCAGAACGCGATTCTGGCGGCGGTGCTCGGCGATGGCACAGTCACGCTGGAAAACGCCAGCATCGATACCGACGTGGTGGACCTGATCAATTTTCTGAACAGCCTGGGCGCCGATATCGAGGGCACGGGGACCAATACCCTGACCATCCGTGGTGTGCCCGCGCTGCACGGGGGCGAGTACACGGTCATTCCGGACCGCATCGAGGCCGGGACCTTTATGATCGCCGCCGCGGCCACCCGCAGCCGCATCACCCTGACGAACGTGCGCCCCGATCACCTCCGCGCGCTGAGCAGCAAGCTGATGGAGATGGGCGTGGACATTCTCGAAACGGATGACCGCCTGGTCGTGGACGCCGAAGGCCGTGAGTTGAAGCCGGTGAACCTGACCACCCAGAGCTTCCCCGGCTTTCCCACAGACCTGCAGCCCCAGATGAGCGCCCTGCTCGCCACGGTACCGGGCACCAGCGTGGTGCAGGACCCGGTGTATCCGGACCGCTTGACCCACGTGGCCGAGCTGCACCGCATGGGCGCAAACATCACCGTCAGCGGCTACACCCAGGTGATCCAGGGCGGCCCACTGCACGCCGCTCCCGTCAAAGCGGCCGACCTGCGTGCGGGAGCGGCCCTGTTTATCGCCGCCCTGACCACGCCGGGTGAAACCGTCATCGACGGCGTACAGTACCTCAACCGGGGCTATGAGAACCTGGCTGAGCGGCTGCGCTCCGTCGGCGCGAACGCTGTGCAGCCCCTACCGATGCTGGCGAGCGCGATGGACTGA
- a CDS encoding erythromycin esterase family protein gives MPEHEAEPLQTLRRSAHPLTGASADYDALLDRIGDARFVLIGEASHGTHEFYRERARITRRLIEEKGFTAVAVEADWPDAYRVNRYVRGQGEDGSAIEALNDFQRYPRWMWRNEDVQQFVEWLREHNERHPGQAVGFYGLDLYSLHRSMAAVVKYLEGVDPAAAERARKRYACFDHFGDNPQAYGYATEYGRWEPCEDEAVQQLLELQRREPELAHGPLAEDEHFFAEQNARLAKNAENYYRSMFRGRDESWNIRDSHMAETLGALAEHSEGQGKTPKVVVWAHNSHLGDARASEMGWLRGELNLGQLTRERWTQETFILGQTTHHGTVTASDDWDSPAKTKRVRPGMPGSVEDLLHGVGGDFWLDLREPGVAEALREEQLQRFIGVIYRPETERWSHYVHTHFSDMYDAALHFDETGALVPLDAAPGKGEPGELPNTYPVGE, from the coding sequence ATGCCCGAGCACGAAGCCGAACCCCTCCAGACCCTGCGCCGGTCCGCCCATCCCCTGACCGGAGCTTCAGCCGACTACGACGCACTGCTAGACCGCATCGGCGACGCCCGTTTTGTCCTCATTGGCGAGGCGTCGCACGGCACCCACGAGTTCTACCGCGAGCGCGCCCGCATCACCCGGCGGCTGATTGAGGAAAAGGGCTTTACCGCCGTGGCCGTGGAGGCCGACTGGCCCGATGCCTACCGCGTCAACCGCTACGTGCGCGGCCAGGGCGAGGACGGCAGCGCCATAGAGGCCCTAAATGATTTTCAGCGCTACCCCAGATGGATGTGGCGCAACGAGGACGTGCAGCAGTTCGTGGAGTGGCTGCGCGAGCACAACGAACGGCACCCCGGGCAGGCGGTGGGCTTCTACGGCCTGGACCTCTACTCGCTGCACCGCTCGATGGCCGCCGTCGTGAAGTACCTGGAAGGCGTGGACCCGGCAGCGGCGGAACGTGCCCGCAAGCGCTACGCGTGCTTTGATCATTTCGGCGACAACCCCCAGGCGTACGGCTACGCTACCGAGTACGGCCGCTGGGAGCCGTGTGAGGACGAGGCCGTGCAGCAACTCCTCGAACTCCAACGACGCGAGCCGGAACTCGCGCACGGCCCGCTTGCCGAAGACGAGCACTTCTTCGCGGAGCAGAACGCCCGCCTGGCGAAAAACGCCGAGAACTACTACCGCTCCATGTTCCGGGGCCGTGACGAATCGTGGAATATTCGCGATTCCCATATGGCCGAGACGTTGGGAGCGCTCGCCGAACACAGTGAGGGCCAGGGCAAGACGCCCAAAGTGGTGGTCTGGGCCCACAACTCGCACCTCGGTGACGCCCGCGCGAGCGAGATGGGCTGGCTGCGCGGCGAGTTGAACCTGGGGCAGTTGACGCGCGAACGCTGGACGCAAGAGACCTTCATCCTGGGCCAGACCACCCACCACGGCACGGTAACGGCCTCCGACGACTGGGACAGTCCCGCGAAAACCAAGCGGGTGCGCCCGGGGATGCCCGGCAGCGTGGAGGACCTGCTGCACGGGGTGGGAGGCGACTTCTGGCTGGACCTGCGCGAGCCAGGGGTGGCCGAGGCCCTGCGCGAAGAACAACTCCAGCGCTTTATCGGCGTAATCTACCGCCCCGAAACCGAGCGCTGGAGCCACTACGTCCACACCCACTTCAGCGACATGTACGACGCCGCGCTCCACTTCGACGAGACGGGCGCCCTGGTGCCCCTGGACGCAGCGCCAGGGAAAGGAGAACCCGGCGAGCTGCCGAACACATACCCGGTGGGCGAGTAA
- a CDS encoding phosphoribosyltransferase: MTPDGFQNRQEAGRRLADHLLALGPWPDTTVLALPRGGVPVAFPVAQTLKAPLDVFLVRKLGLPGHEEVAMGALAPGGIRVLNEDLVRRLRVTPQAIAAVEAREQAELSRREAAYREGREAAAVRGRTVLLIDDGVATGATLRAGLKALQALSPSRVVVAVPVAPREVCRVLEAEADHVVCLTTPSDFMAVGQFYADFRQTTDAEVRGLLTRASAHKE, from the coding sequence ATGACTCCAGATGGCTTCCAGAACCGGCAGGAGGCCGGGCGGCGGCTCGCAGATCATCTGCTCGCGCTCGGCCCCTGGCCCGACACCACCGTGCTGGCCCTGCCGCGCGGCGGCGTGCCGGTGGCCTTTCCGGTGGCCCAGACCCTCAAGGCTCCGTTGGACGTGTTTCTGGTCCGCAAGCTGGGCCTGCCCGGACACGAGGAGGTGGCGATGGGGGCCCTCGCGCCGGGTGGGATACGGGTGCTGAACGAGGACCTCGTCCGGCGGCTGCGCGTAACCCCGCAAGCCATTGCCGCTGTGGAAGCGAGGGAACAGGCCGAGCTGTCCCGGCGCGAGGCGGCCTACCGCGAGGGACGCGAGGCCGCCGCGGTGCGGGGCCGAACCGTTCTGCTGATCGACGACGGTGTGGCGACGGGCGCAACGCTGCGGGCCGGTTTAAAGGCGCTGCAGGCCCTCTCTCCCTCCCGCGTCGTGGTGGCCGTGCCCGTCGCGCCTCGAGAAGTCTGCCGCGTGCTGGAAGCGGAAGCAGATCACGTCGTCTGCCTCACCACCCCATCCGACTTCATGGCCGTGGGCCAGTTCTACGCCGACTTTCGCCAGACCACCGACGCGGAGGTGCGTGGGCTACTGACCCGCGCCTCTGCCCACAAGGAGTGA
- a CDS encoding phosphotransferase family protein, with the protein MTRTETAADLLLAQRILSSPAQFLAAGATCVAYTDGRRVVRLSAPPLGKEVRFQVDAAIRAALGAAGAPSAEGVEVGVLPNGRAYSVDTLALGDAGGPSPAGWADLGWALGALHRLPHSGFGLLEDRADAFVGQAQTPGNGLRTRLQDAWPLGETPLERHPLIGTAPELALPIARLRDGLEGVICGETALCHTDLHREQFRWQEGRLSALLDFGDAAIGPPAWDLASIAYFHGWEVAEGVASAAALNCGHSAALFGLLLAFHRASRAVTMGRSTHPTEAAAFARSCLVRLA; encoded by the coding sequence ATGACACGAACGGAAACAGCCGCAGACCTCCTCCTGGCCCAGCGTATCCTCAGCTCCCCAGCACAGTTTCTGGCAGCGGGGGCCACCTGCGTGGCGTACACCGATGGGCGGCGGGTGGTTCGCCTCTCCGCCCCCCCTCTCGGGAAGGAGGTCCGTTTTCAGGTGGACGCGGCCATTCGCGCCGCCCTGGGTGCAGCGGGGGCCCCCTCGGCCGAAGGGGTAGAGGTCGGCGTGCTGCCGAACGGACGGGCCTACAGCGTGGACACCCTCGCGCTGGGCGATGCGGGCGGCCCTTCTCCCGCAGGCTGGGCGGACCTGGGGTGGGCGTTGGGCGCGCTCCACCGCCTTCCCCACTCGGGCTTCGGCCTGCTGGAAGACCGCGCAGACGCTTTCGTGGGTCAGGCGCAGACGCCTGGGAACGGACTGCGAACGAGGCTTCAGGACGCCTGGCCTTTGGGAGAGACACCGCTGGAGAGACACCCACTGATTGGCACCGCTCCCGAACTTGCCCTACCCATTGCCAGGTTGCGGGACGGGTTGGAGGGCGTGATTTGCGGCGAAACGGCCCTTTGCCATACCGACCTGCACCGCGAGCAGTTCCGCTGGCAGGAGGGCCGCTTATCTGCGCTGCTCGATTTCGGGGACGCGGCCATCGGCCCGCCCGCGTGGGATCTGGCGAGCATCGCCTACTTTCACGGCTGGGAGGTGGCGGAGGGGGTGGCCAGTGCTGCCGCGTTGAACTGTGGACATAGCGCAGCCCTGTTCGGGCTCCTGCTCGCCTTCCACCGGGCCAGCCGCGCCGTGACCATGGGGCGTTCCACCCACCCGACCGAAGCGGCCGCGTTTGCAAGGAGTTGCCTGGTGCGGCTGGCCTGA
- a CDS encoding uridine kinase, whose amino-acid sequence MSVRIALLRALAERLGAQPARPVLRVAIDGVDGAGKTTFADELGAALGECGRTVIRASVDGFHAPREARYRRGRSHPEGFYRDSYDYAALRSALLDPLGPGGSGRYRTATFDHVTDSPLHLPEQTASPDSVLLLDGLFLHRPELQDVWDDSVFLQVDFEVSVPRGAARGPGYGSPDPQAEANRRYVEGNRLYFAEAQPQRRAGVVVDNNDLSAPFIIRA is encoded by the coding sequence CCCGCCCTGTCTTGCGCGTGGCGATAGACGGCGTGGACGGAGCGGGAAAAACCACCTTTGCAGACGAGCTGGGCGCAGCCTTGGGGGAGTGTGGCCGAACGGTCATTCGCGCCTCCGTGGACGGCTTTCACGCCCCGCGGGAGGCGCGCTATCGCCGGGGCCGATCTCACCCGGAAGGCTTCTACCGCGACTCCTACGACTATGCGGCTCTGCGCTCCGCCCTGCTGGACCCGCTGGGGCCGGGAGGCAGCGGGCGCTACAGGACGGCCACCTTCGATCATGTGACCGATTCTCCCCTTCACCTGCCCGAGCAGACCGCCAGTCCAGACAGCGTCCTGCTTCTCGACGGCCTGTTTCTGCACCGCCCCGAGTTGCAGGACGTGTGGGACGACTCGGTGTTCTTGCAGGTGGATTTTGAGGTGTCGGTGCCACGCGGGGCGGCGCGTGGGCCAGGCTACGGGTCTCCCGATCCGCAAGCCGAAGCCAACCGACGCTACGTGGAAGGCAACCGCCTGTACTTCGCGGAAGCTCAACCGCAGCGCCGCGCAGGTGTGGTGGTGGACAACAATGACCTCTCGGCCCCGTTCATCATTCGTGCGTGA